In Camelina sativa cultivar DH55 chromosome 13, Cs, whole genome shotgun sequence, the genomic window GtataaccaaagaaacaaaacttttatttataaagattgACAATTCCACAGGTTTGTTCATTAAGATGAATATAATCTAACAAAACCTCAACTCTAAAGATGAATCTAACAAAATCCTAACAAGAAAGAACCAATTTATCAATGGGAATTATACTCAGAATTCAGCAACAAAACACTCATTAATGTCAAAGCTGAGAACTTTTTCAGCTTGATCGGTAAAGCAAGTATGAGAATCGTCAAAGAAGGTTTAGAAAACGAACCAACGACTTCGCTGGGAGGTCCTTCGTCACGATAACCACCACCATAGCGTCCTCCGCCACGTCCGCCGCCGCCACCAAAACGTCCACGTCCGCCGCCGTCTCTTCCTCCCCTTCCCCTAAAATTCCCGCCGCCGCGTGGTGGTCTCAtctttggttctgtttcttcttaacAGCGCTCTGTTCCTCAGAAGTTTTTTAGGGTTTCGCGTGGGAAGCAATTGGAGTGTTCAATAAGAAgctttttaatacaaaaatattacgTATACGTATTAGGGTTTTCAGCAATTGAACAAAAATAATAcgatttttatttagttaattagtcaataattaaaaaaaaaaggatttgagtGACATTTATATAATAGGATTAGAAATTAATTTCCCCTTTATTTATGGTTGTGTTGGTttaagtttggtttggtttggttttctcACACATTTCACTTACTAGAGGCATCAAACAACGCAAAggataaccaaaagaaaaagagaaaaaaaaaagcacacttGAAGGCTTAAAAAAAGCCTTCAAAACTTTCTATTACTAATTCAATTTTCTCCGTTACCTTCTTCGTTTCTATCTTTTTTCATTACTTCTACATACATACGTAGACGCATCCATTTCATTACATTCAACAAACAGGTTGCGTCTGGtttcacctttttttgtttgtgtactATGATCCTTATGTTCCAAAagtctcttttcttctctttgcaaCAGACCATACGATGGTGCTAAGTATCTCTCTCAGCACACTGTCCTCCCAAAGCATATTGATGCAATGTACAGATTTTTCGCCCATTTTTCCTGAAATTCACAACCAAACACCGTGTAAGTTCTAATTCAGTTATACGgaaacaaaaccatataaatccaaattttgttCAAAGAACTAAAGAAACCCACCTTAACGTGAGTGCTTGGAAAGGCGGTGGTGCGAAGAGTCTCTTGAGTTTCATCCATCATTTTACGTTTTGGTACACTTAATATAAAAGCTGCTTGGTCTGCAGTTGCTGCCATTGATGTTATCCTATACCCACTTTCCCACCTCCTATGTATCCCATCACTTGGGTACAAAAAGTCGAGCTCCACGACCTTTTCATGCAATAACCAAACAAGATTATTATTAAAGGGAGATGTCACAATGTTTAGTAGGAAACATGTAATGCTTTTAAGGTTAAGAGATGGAAGCATACCTGATCAGAGAAGCCCGAGTTCCTCGACATTACCACACCCCAACGGTTCCCAGCAGTTGTCATGGAGGTTACATGAAAATCTTCTTTCCATTTCTTATTTATCCACTTGAAAGGAAATGAGTCGCTGACTTTGTAAGATTGCTGAGTATAAGAAGTACCTACCAATTTGCAACGAGCAGAAATAAGTAAAGAACCCTTCATGTTATAAGTATGATAATAGTATGACACTGTTATAGTTAACTGTGACAACTACCATTAAAACCAACCTTTTGACATAATAACTAATGAGCTCCCGTTATCTGAACCAGCTATGGAACTGATATAGTAGTTCTTTTCCCACTGTTCCATAATCCAGTCctgcaaaaataaaacacacaaatggTGAGTTACTGCAAAATTGATTGATTCCTAATTGTTTCCAGCAATTATTACCTTGTGAAGGAAAACCGTTGACAATTCATAAACTTGAGAGGTGAATCCAGTCCCAGCATCCATTATGAGGGCCCAGAGATTAGCTGCTGATGCTACACAGCTAATTAAAAGGCCATCCTCGTTACCTTTCTGAACATGTTGGTGCAGCCTTGTGTCTGCAACGTTGTAGTGATATCTACACGAAGAAAATNNNNNNNNNNNNNNNNNNNNNNNNNNNNNNNNNNNNNNNNNNNNNNNNNNNNNNNNNNNNNNNNNNNNNNNNNNNNNNNNNNNNNNNNNNNNNNNNNNNNNNNNNNNNNNNNNNNNNNNNNNNNNNNNNNNNNNNNNNNNNNNNNNNNNNNNNNNNNNNNNNNNNNNNNNNNNNNNNNNNNNNNNNNNNNNNNNNNNNNNNNNNNNNNNNNNNNNNNNNNNNNNNNNNNNNNNNNNNNNNNNNNNNNNNNNNNNNNNNNNNNNNNNNNNNNNNNNNNNNNNNNNNNNNNNNNNNNNNNNNNNNNNNNNNNNNNNNNNNNNNNNNNNNNNNNNNNNNNNNNNNNNNNNNNNNNNNNNNNNNNNNNNNNNNNNNNNNNNNNNNNNNNNNNNNNNNNNNNNNNNNNNNNNNNNNNNNNNNNNNNNNNNNNNNNNNNNNNNNNNNNNNNNNNNNNNNNNNNNNNNNNNNNNNNNNNNNNNNNNNNNNNNNNNNNNNNNNNNNNNNNNNNNNNNNNNNNNNNNNNNNNNNNNNNNNNNNNNNNNNNNNNNNNNNNNNNNNNNNNNNNNNNNNNNNNNNNNNNNNNNNNNNNNNNNNNNNNNNNNNNNNNNNNNNNNNNNNNNNNNNNNNNNNNNNNNNNNNNNNNNNNNNNNNNNNNNNNNNNNNNNNNNNNNNNNNNNNNNNNNNNNNNNNNNNNNNNNNNNNNNNNNNNNNNNNNNNNNNNNNNNNNNNNNNNNNNNNNNNNNNNNNNNNNNNNNNNNNNNNNNNNNNNNNNNNNNNNNNNNNNNNNNNNNNNNNNNNNNNNNNNNNNNNNNNNNNNNNNNNNNNNNNNNNNNNNNNNNNNNNNNNNNNNNNNNNNNNNNNNNNNNNNNNNNNNNNNNNNNNNNNNNNNNNNNNNNNNNNNNNNNNNNNNNNNNNNNNNNNNNNNNNNNNNNNNNNNNNNNNNNNNNNNNNNNNNNNNNNNNNNNNNNNNNNNNNNNNNNNNNNNNNNNNNNNNNNNNNNNNNNNNNNNNNNNNNNNNNNNNNNNNNNNNNNNNNNNNNNNNNNNNNNNNNNNNNNNNNNNNNNNNNNNNNNNNNNNNNNNNNNNNNNNNNNNNNNNNNNNNNNNNNNNNNNNNNNNNNNNNNNNNNNNNNNNNNNNNNNNNNNNNNNNNNNNNNNNNNAGCAATTATTACCTTGTGAAGGAAAACCGTTGACAATTCATAAACTTGAGAGGTGAATCCAGTCCCAGCATCCATTATGAGGGCCCAGAGATTAGCTGCTGATGCTACACAGCTAATTAAAAGGCCATCCTCGTTACCTTTCTGAACATGTTGGTGCAGCCTTGTGTCTGCAACGTTGTAGTGATATCTACACgaagaaaataacattagtGAGAAATTTGATTAACaaaggtttttgaaaattttcaagtGTATATGCAAATTTCACCTCTGTTTCATTGGACGACGAGCATTATAGACGGAGATCCACTGACAAGCAGGACTGCCAATTCtgattttcttctttggctGTTCATCCTCTTCCAAATTAAGAAGTAATCTTCCTCGTTTTTGGCCAACCTATGCaccaaaagaagcaaaatcagcattttcagaaatatttataatagttgattaaattaagCATAAGAACGGAGAAATAGTCAGCAACCTTAAGAGCCCCATCAATTCTAATTGAACGAGACAGAGCACATGGTTCAATAAGAGAATCAAAAATTGTAATAAGCTTTGCATAGCTGGGCTCTTCGTCAAACTTCATATTAGTAACTGCCTCGAGGAATAACTTAAATGGGGGTGGACAAAAACAACACATCAGTTCAGGAGAAGTTGACATCTTTTTCTTGCATACAAGAAAGCTCTTATTGTCACCCTGCAAAAAACAGTAAACGATATAACACAATATTGACAGCAATAATGAGGAAAAATGAATCAGATATAATTGTAAGGTCACGTAGAGAAGTAAAAACAGACCTGATAACCTTGCCATGGCAGTCTACCCTTCAAGAGAAAAATTAAGGTATAAGCCAATGACTCTAGATCATCTCTCCGACTTCCAGTACGACCTAGATGCGCATGAACACTTGCATACCTTATTGTTCCCCTGCATGTGAACAATATGATAAACatgtaagaaaatatgaaacaattatatataaagaataacaaaaacgtACACTAATGAACATACCTGAACACATCAGGTCTTTGATCATATTCAACATGCTGGCCTGAGTGTGAATCTTTCCATCTAGATGCTGAAACCAAAGAAGATTATGTGAACACTGATGCAAACATCAAATAAGGTAGAcacagaagagaagaaactagTACTAACGTTTAAAGTTTGTTCatacaaatataataacaaactcACCAAGACCAAGATCAATAAGGTAGAGCTTTTTCTCGTCTGCTGTTCCCGGTTGACCGAGTAAAAAGTTTTCGGGCTTCACATCTCCGTGGACAAACCTAGTTTGACAGGGGGATTGAACATAGCATGATAATCAGGTCAATGGAAGCAAATTGTGACAATAAATTGTAATTACCCCCACGAAATGAATGAAACTATATGTCGAGAAGTtaccaaaaaaagatattttaacttACCCTTTCATATGAAGTTTCTCAAGAATAGATATGGACTCAACAGCAATGCAGGCTACCATGTTTGGAGACATCCTGCAACATGTTATGAACATGATTCGTATGAAAATTCTTGCAAACAGATTAAAGTGTGATGGAAAAAGAGAGTGCTTACGATTGTCCCGAAGAATTCCAAACATCCCAGAGACTCGGACCAAGCATGTCCATGACctgaaatatttattaaaacgTTACTCAATACATAATAACTCAATCAATCTCAAAGTAAATTTAATAAAGCTCATACTATATTACATACAAGAATGTAAAAATCTCCTTGACGACCCTTATGATGTACCGCAGGAACTCCATAGCAACCATTAAGCGTACTATACAAcaagaggaaaaaataaacagaTGAGATGGACAACTAATTTGATCAGAGAAACTTGGCAGGAAAAATCGGATAAAATGCATGTTGCAAGTCTTACTTGTACACTTGCCACTCGTAAGGTGGGCCAAAGTTGCAGCCTTTGCTATTGCGGTGCTCAAATTTCAAAGCcacctgaaaaagaaaaacacaagaatttttcttttacgtTTTGACTTCCTTTGTCTTATCATGAATCTTCACTTCAGTAAGCTTCTTTACAACATACATACCTCTATTGCATCTGCCCCAATCCTATCACTTCCACCACTCACCCTTCTACCAACAAATACTTGCCCAAAGCCTCCTTTACCGAGTTTCCTCTCAGTCTTATAAACAGGAGAATTTCCAACTTGTACCTACACAAACatatgaaatcaaaatcaataccCTCTCAAACAGAAATCCTAGTACTTGAATGTCACAAGATCAGCATAAATTATATACCCTTTCAGGGACTGGAGCCGTGCTGGAATCTTCTTCAACACCAACTACCTTCTCTGCGCTACCACCTTCCATAGCGATATCTTTATCAGCTACTCCTTCAACTTGATTAAAAGCAGGTTCACCAACTGCTGGACGAACCTCAATAGGTTCAGCCTCTAAATCTATTAACCTGATGCCTCTACCCCTACCGGCAGCACCAGCTGGTCTTGGAGGTGCAGGGGATTTTGCTGCAGCGTTTCCCCTTCCTCTACCACCACCTCTTCTCCTTGTTACAGGCTGAGGAGGGAGTTCAATGTTTTCGGCCTGATCAATCACCTGAGGGCTAGGTTGTCTCAATCTACGTGCTCCACTTCTTAACTCTGGCATTCTTACTCCATACAAAGAGTAAGAAAAGATTGTTCTTTCGGTATACCTTCTTTAGCTAACCTGCAACATAAACAGCGGTAACAGAGAATGTAAGTATTTCATTGCCCAAAAAGGTGAACGAACCAATATCATTGGCATTTCCTTCACAATCCAAAAGAGAGAGCACAAATCTTTCGTGATAATAACAAGTAAATACAAAATCTAATAGAATAAAAGAAACAGTGGCTTTGCAACTCGGAGCATTGTCTTCCCATCAAACAAATCACTTAAACAGAGAAGCAGTAGTTTTCCaatcaaacagagaaaacaatcaaaatcacaaGCACCACCATACAGTCATCAACTTTGGCTAAAGAGTATCAAAATCATCATTACTGTGACAGGATAGCGAATacatcaaatacaaaaaaacagcAGGTGATGATTCTCATCTTCAAAGAAACatacaaacacaaccaaaagtAACATAGATTCAAAAGAATCAGTGTAAACCAAGCGACAGTTTTGAATACACTCGATCATCATcctaaagaaaaacaagatcTTTCCAgacaaaacatcaaaaagaaaaaaaaaacacacacacaacaacctTTAGGATTAacctttcaaaatcaaaaatcatacCAGATGAAGGATTTAGGATTAACCTTTCAAAAGGAAGGATGATCGGACTATTATGGTAGACGAGAAAACCGAtccagaaaagaagaaaaaaaaattgaaactttcagATCTCCTTTTCGGAAATTTCACAGAATGAGAAAACCGACGGCTTTCTCGAAAACTAGGGCCGATTTAAATGTGAGAACTTTTGTAGCTGTGAAGAACCACACCTTATAGAGATATGGTGAGAGAGAAAAGCTtcaggttttggttttaggcTTTTATAATGAAGATTGGAAAAAGTTGGAGATGAAgagacaatgaagaagaagaagatgagaggagGTGCAGATTTGGggaagaatttttttatttttttttttttgggtccaatttttttttagttttcttggaTGGATTGNtttttttttttttttttttttttttgatggatTGATCaactttagaaacaaaaaaaaatgaaaaatcctGGCAAATATTTGgtaaagatatttatttattttactttcaatttgatttttaaaattttttgaataaagattataaatttgaaaataactaaaaagCTTTTGTGTACTTCTTGGTCTTTCTCGAATGTTTAATCAATGGTCTTAATATTGCTGCTTACTTCGGTTTCCTCGcatgatatttaaaatttattaatatatagttaattttttacacgtacatatgaatttttttttaaaaatgtttcgTACGTatataatggcctaaatgggaCTTTGTGTCTCCAGTAAAGCGGACGTGTTAGGGTCCTTAGTGTAATAAACCACATCCTTATTATGTCTTGTGCAAAAGTTACAAATTGACGATTAgtgtatgtgtgtatataatcTTGGCTCCCCAGTTTAGGTatcatagttttattttatttatctaggGTTTGGTCGGTAAGACGGTAACCGCTCTTACCGCAGCAGTAAAGAAGTAAAGATGATAACGTTTTGATTACActatcatattattattattttttatcgtTGTTAACTATTTTGATACATTTTACCGATATTTTCTTTGACCGTGTTGTTTTAGggatcaaatattttgttttggactTATGcgataataacaaaaaaatctgataGTTTTGGATTGATTATTTATTGTGGCCGTTTTGTATTATGGATTAGTTTTCTATAtgatatagttattaaaaatctGATAGTTTTGGTGGATCCATATTTGTTTCGACCGATTTGTGTAATGGATTAGATTTGTATGCCATACATAGTAActaaaaaatatgataattatgaATTGATATTTGTTTCGTTTGTATTACTGATgagatatttttggttttcgaCATATGTATATCGatagtaattaaaaatctgATAGTTTTTGAATTATAGTTGTTTCAACTGTTTTGTATTACcgattaaattttttaattttcaacttATGCTTGacagtaattaaaattttgataaaattagaAGAGAAAAACATCTATATGTAATTTTCTGCCAAACACGCACGAGTTCGGTTCGGCGTTCGCTTTGGATTGCACCGATAAATCCGATTAGGTTTGAATTCGTCCTTAACCATTGGTTCCGGTTAAATTAAACCGGGACCACCCATTCCTAAATTTCCGTCCAACGCCAACGGTAACGAAATCGCACAAGTGTCCGAAGCCACAGATCACACaacagaaagagaaagatgacGTCACCGAGTCACACCCAAATCGCGGCGGCGAATCGGTCGAGACTCAGTCCCCTGAGCTCAGGAAAGATCCGGTGACTAACCGCTGGGTCATATTCTCTCCCGCCAGAGCCAAGAGACCGACTgatttcaaatcaaaatctcCCCACAACCCTAATCCCAAACCTACCTCGTGCCCCTTTTGCATCGGCCGTGAGCAAGAGTGTGCTCCGGAGATATTTCGAGTGCCGGATCATGACCCGAATTGGAAACTCCGGGTCATCGAGAATCTATACCCGGCTCTAAGCAGGAATCTCGAGACCCAATCGACGCAACacgagacgacgacgacgacggctACGGTTCGGACTATACCCGGATTCGGATTCCACGACGTGGTGATCGAATCTCCTTTTCACTCGATTGAGCTCTCCGATTTAGATCCGGTTTGTATCGGCGATGTATTGATCTCGTATAAGAAGAGGATCCAGCAGATCACGCAACACGATTCCATCAATTACATTCAGGTAAAACTAGTTTCCATAGATCGATCCTCAAATTGTAACTCTATACTTAAAGATTCCTCAATGTATTATCTATTGTTAATTCATCAATGCTTTTGTGCTATGTGTGAATCTTTTGGGTTGAAAGGTATTCAAGAACCATGGTGCGTCAGCTGGAGCATCAATGAGTCACTCCCACAGTCAGATCATGGCTCTACCAGTTGTTCCTCCAACAGTTTCTTCACGCCTTGATGGTACTAAGGAATATTTCAACGAGACTGGGAAATGTTGTCTCTGTGAAGCTAAATCAAAACACTTTGTGATCGATGAGTCGTCTCATTTTGTTTCCGTTGCTCCTTTCGCTGCTACGTATCCCTTTGAGGTTTGGATTGTTCCCAAGGATCATTATTCCCACTTCCATCATCTCGATGACGTTAAGGTTACCCTTTTTTACTCCTCAGCTAAGTTCTACTTAGTTCCTAGATCATCATTACCTTACTTATTCTAGTTTTGATGATTTGCAGGCTGTTGACCTTGGAGGACTTCTGAAACTCATGCTTCAGAAGATAGCTAAGCAACTAAACGATCCGCCGTATAATTACATGATCCACACTTCCCCCATCAAGGTCACAGAATCACTGTTACGTTATACACACTGGTTCTTACAGATCGTACCTCAGCTTTCTGGGGTTGGTGGGTTTGAGATTGGTACAGGGTGTTATATAAACCCAGTTTTCCCGGAGGATGTAGCAAAGGTTTTGAGGGAAGTTACCTTTACTTGAACCCCGGGTTTGAAATCTGATTGTGGAGTTATTGGTTCTAATAGTGAAGGTCTTCAATTCATCGTATTTCTTTCGTCTATTGAAGAGGGAGATATTTCAGTTTGATTCAAATAACACTGATGTAGACAATGTATGTAGTTCTGTTGTAGAAGAATATTCTATACTCATGTTGTGTTCTTCTTTACTTCAAGTTCATATCATTGCAATAAGAAGTTCCTTTTGATTCTCTCTTACTTCTCTTTTTGAAAGGTAATTTCAGGATTTTTAACTCGTAAGTAAAGAATATATCAAGGGTCTGCTTCTTATACTGCTTATGCCTTGTGGTTTGGCTAACTTTGGGTTTTACTTTACTGTCCTTTCTCTACAAACTTGTCATTTGATTGTCAGGCTGGACAAATATGCCATCTCCTCATTTACAGAGAGCTTTGAATTTGTGCCTAAAACACGCAAAGATAATGCCCGCCTCAATGCAATGGAGATCACAGCTTCTCTGTACACTGGACATGGATCCGGAAACCCAAAATTCGGCGTCGATTTAGAGGAAGGTGTTTGTAAAGACGTCTCAGATACAAAAGTATGGGATCTTTATTCCACCAAATAAGTTCTCTTTTTGTCAGTCAGCAATCAAATCTCTCTGTTGTACTACATTTCCTTTGATTAAGATGCCAAGTCTGTGTGCAGGTTATTCGCTCTCAAGTATGCTGCAGCTGCTGCATGCACCGTGCTACGCGTAGACCAGGTAAAAAACATGTCTCTGCTATAACGTCATTTAAAGATCAAAGAACAGAGAATCTTTTTTACCATTTGGTTGGTCTCAAGCCtcaacgagagagagaaagacaaacTCGATACTTACCTTAAATGTATACAATATGTGACTAACATTAATGTTTGTAAAATGGTAGATTGTAATGGCTAAACCAGCAGGTGGGCCAAGGACTCAAGGAGAGATGCGGCTGCAGCCGCTGGTGCAGGCATGGACGAAGACTAAGCTCTTAAGCCAAACTCACTTTCTTCTACTATAacctttattttcttaatctttcTTAGAAATAATTTCGTAGAAAGTATACA contains:
- the LOC104735873 gene encoding casein kinase 1-like protein HD16; the encoded protein is MPELRSGARRLRQPSPQVIDQAENIELPPQPVTRRRGGGRGRGNAAAKSPAPPRPAGAAGRGRGIRLIDLEAEPIEVRPAVGEPAFNQVEGVADKDIAMEGGSAEKVVGVEEDSSTAPVPERVQVGNSPVYKTERKLGKGGFGQVFVGRRVSGGSDRIGADAIEVALKFEHRNSKGCNFGPPYEWQVYNTLNGCYGVPAVHHKGRQGDFYILVMDMLGPSLWDVWNSSGQSMSPNMVACIAVESISILEKLHMKGFVHGDVKPENFLLGQPGTADEKKLYLIDLGLASRWKDSHSGQHVEYDQRPDVFRGTIRYASVHAHLGRTGSRRDDLESLAYTLIFLLKGRLPWQGYQGDNKSFLVCKKKMSTSPELMCCFCPPPFKLFLEAVTNMKFDEEPSYAKLITIFDSLIEPCALSRSIRIDGALKVGQKRGRLLLNLEEDEQPKKKIRIGSPACQWISVYNARRPMKQRYHYNVADTRLHQHVQKGNEDGLLISCVASAANLWALIMDAGTGFTSQVYELSTVFLHKDWIMEQWEKNYYISSIAGSDNGSSLVIMSKGTSYTQQSYKVSDSFPFKWINKKWKEDFHVTSMTTAGNRWGVVMSRNSGFSDQVVELDFLYPSDGIHRRWESGYRITSMAATADQAAFILSVPKRKMMDETQETLRTTAFPSTHVKEKWAKNLYIASICFGRTVC